In a single window of the Streptomyces sp. CGMCC 4.7035 genome:
- a CDS encoding APC family permease, whose translation MTDTLRPVENAVTEASDSPQKLKRSIGVVGGTLLTLSCVTPASTLFVVVPDLFGSLGTATALTIAIGSLLCIAVAFCYSELGTLIPSAGGEYAMVSTLAGRLAGWLVFVLSLLVVMIVPPVIAMGTADYLAPIVHLDPSMTGAGVMLLATLAGLLDLRANAWITGIFLVLEVVAAGVVAVLGFAHSERGAGSLVSMQVAGSGGHTDTVTAMLVVSGLAIALFVTQGFSTAVYLSEELEHPRRNVARTVLATLAISSVVILVPVVAITMGAPDLKALTGGDISSMVTAWSSSAVGTFVSLCVALAIINAGIVMVIQNSRVLFASARDKAWPEPVNNALAKLGRFGSPWVATLVVGVPGALLCYVNLDTLYGVTGVSVTGMYLLVAVAALLARRGAHGTTPAWRMPLWPAMPVLLIAVLAYILSQQEVSYLLWTGGITAVATLYWALYLRPRRDTRWLVSIPEDAQA comes from the coding sequence ATGACCGACACGCTCCGTCCTGTCGAGAACGCCGTCACAGAGGCGTCGGACAGCCCTCAGAAGCTCAAGCGTTCCATCGGCGTCGTCGGCGGCACCCTGCTCACGCTGTCGTGCGTGACACCCGCCTCCACACTCTTCGTGGTCGTCCCCGACCTGTTCGGCTCGCTCGGCACCGCCACCGCCCTCACGATCGCCATCGGCTCCCTCCTCTGTATCGCCGTGGCGTTCTGCTACTCGGAGCTGGGCACCCTCATCCCCAGCGCCGGCGGCGAGTACGCCATGGTGTCGACGCTGGCCGGACGGCTCGCGGGCTGGCTCGTCTTCGTGCTGTCCCTGCTGGTCGTCATGATCGTGCCGCCGGTGATCGCGATGGGCACGGCGGACTACCTGGCGCCGATCGTGCACCTGGACCCGTCGATGACGGGCGCCGGGGTCATGCTGCTCGCCACCCTCGCCGGTCTGCTGGACCTGCGCGCCAACGCCTGGATCACCGGCATCTTCCTGGTCCTGGAGGTCGTGGCCGCGGGCGTCGTGGCGGTCCTGGGCTTCGCGCACAGCGAGCGCGGAGCGGGCAGCCTCGTCTCGATGCAGGTGGCCGGCTCCGGCGGCCACACGGACACCGTGACGGCCATGCTGGTGGTCTCCGGGCTGGCCATCGCGCTCTTCGTCACCCAGGGCTTCTCGACCGCCGTCTACCTCTCCGAGGAACTGGAGCACCCGCGCCGCAACGTCGCCCGCACGGTCCTGGCCACCCTCGCCATCTCCTCGGTCGTCATCCTGGTCCCGGTCGTCGCCATCACCATGGGGGCGCCCGACCTGAAGGCGCTGACCGGCGGCGACATCAGCAGCATGGTCACCGCCTGGTCCAGCTCGGCCGTCGGCACGTTCGTCAGCCTCTGTGTGGCCCTCGCGATCATCAACGCCGGCATCGTCATGGTCATCCAGAACTCGCGCGTGCTGTTCGCCTCGGCCCGCGACAAGGCCTGGCCCGAGCCGGTCAACAACGCGCTCGCCAAGCTCGGCCGGTTCGGCTCCCCGTGGGTCGCCACCCTCGTCGTCGGCGTCCCCGGCGCCCTCCTGTGCTACGTCAACCTGGACACCCTCTACGGCGTCACGGGCGTCTCGGTGACCGGCATGTACCTGCTGGTCGCGGTCGCCGCCCTGCTCGCCCGGCGCGGCGCGCACGGCACGACACCGGCCTGGCGGATGCCGCTGTGGCCCGCGATGCCGGTGCTGCTGATCGCGGTCCTGGCGTACATCCTCAGCCAGCAGGAGGTGAGCTACCTGCTGTGGACGGGCGGCATCACCGCGGTCGCCACCCTGTACTGGGCCCTCTACCTGCGTCCGCGCCGCGACACCCGCTGGCTGGTGTCGATCCCGGAGGACGCGCAGGCCTGA
- a CDS encoding GNAT family N-acetyltransferase, with translation MEIRRATTVAEVAAAEHLFDDAVRPEWAERFLTAVGHHLFLAYEDGGSTPVGFVSGVETIHPDKGTEMLLYELAVAESYRRRGIGRALVRRLAALGRELGCHGMWVLVDTGNDIALAAYRSAGGKDDGTCSVVTWDFG, from the coding sequence ATGGAGATTCGCCGTGCCACCACCGTCGCGGAGGTGGCGGCAGCCGAGCACCTCTTCGACGACGCCGTCCGCCCCGAGTGGGCCGAGCGCTTTCTGACCGCCGTTGGGCACCATCTTTTCCTGGCCTACGAGGACGGCGGCTCGACGCCCGTCGGCTTCGTCAGCGGCGTCGAGACGATCCACCCGGACAAGGGCACCGAGATGTTGCTGTACGAGCTGGCGGTCGCGGAGTCGTACCGGCGCAGGGGGATCGGGCGGGCGCTCGTACGGCGGCTGGCCGCGCTCGGCCGCGAACTCGGCTGTCACGGCATGTGGGTACTGGTCGACACCGGGAACGACATCGCCCTTGCCGCCTATCGCAGTGCGGGCGGCAAGGACGACGGGACGTGCTCCGTGGTGACCTGGGACTTCGGCTGA
- a CDS encoding alpha/beta fold hydrolase — protein MDLRLPAVRGLRRGAVAAVATVLLVLAGVGTWTAVASDDAPAVHRADRVMDMGGGVRLDTSYFTSGSGGRRPAVLLTHGFGGSKDDVREQAEKLARDGYAVLTWSARGFGKSTGKIGLNDPKGEVADVSRLLDWLAERPEVELDKPGDPRVGVTGASYGGAVSLLAAGHDDRVDAIAPAITYWNLADALFPNGVFKKLWAGIFMNSGGGCAKFTAELCGMYNRVAESGKPDAQARALLQARSPSAVGKDIKVPTLLVQGQSDSLFPLGQADAAARAIRANGAPVDVDWIAGGHDGGDMEASRVEARVTAWFDRYLKDEKGVDTGPAFRITRTGGIDSTDGAAQLRGASGDTYPGLESGARTVALSGREQTFANPAGASPPAVSALPGLGGSGGLSQLSSLGIGVSLDFPGQYAHFDSRPVRDDLRITGSPTVTVHVRSTSDDAVLFGKVYDVGPGGTQQVLPSQLVAPVRVTGAKSGKDVTLPLPAVDHEAQKGHRLRLVLASTDLGYASPAAPATYTVSLKGDLKVPTAPGVTTAAAQLPSWVWWLPPAGAVLALTLLLPGRRRTATAAPDPAPADVPLQITGLSKRYAKSADRYAVRDLSFRVERGQVLGLLGPNGAGKTTTLRMLMGLIKPDGGEIRVFGHAIRPGAPVLSRVGAFVEGAGFLPHLSGRENLELYWRATGRPPEDAHLDEALEIAGLGDALARAVRTYSQGMRQRLAIAQAMLGLPDLLILDEPTNGLDPPQIREMREVMIRYAAAGRTVIVSSHLLAEVEQSCTHLVVMDHGRLVQAGPVHEIIGSGDTLLVGLAADIADPLVEKVAALPGVSSAIRAEGGLLVRLTPDTTAGARGIEGAAGTPAAVGVSAGPAETAGTGGGVAAGADVTAGAGVTAGARTRAARPYGAGAGLSADADATTAATAEAVATAGGSPGPVATAVPIASGGVRAEPIVSTGGSAEPVVPAGASAGPLVSAEPIVSVEASGEPVPPGSAAAARLLVELVRLEVPVASLGPHRRLEDAFLTLIGGSA, from the coding sequence ATGGATCTTCGACTCCCCGCAGTCCGAGGGCTGCGCCGAGGGGCCGTGGCCGCCGTGGCCACGGTCCTCCTCGTGCTGGCCGGTGTCGGTACGTGGACGGCCGTCGCCTCGGACGACGCGCCGGCCGTGCACCGCGCCGACCGAGTCATGGACATGGGCGGCGGAGTGCGGCTCGACACCTCGTACTTCACCTCCGGCTCCGGCGGCCGCCGCCCGGCGGTCCTGCTCACGCACGGCTTCGGCGGCAGCAAGGACGACGTCAGGGAGCAGGCGGAGAAGCTCGCGCGGGACGGGTACGCGGTGCTGACCTGGTCGGCGCGCGGCTTCGGGAAGTCGACGGGGAAGATCGGGCTGAACGACCCCAAGGGCGAAGTCGCCGACGTCTCGCGCCTCCTCGACTGGCTGGCCGAGCGGCCGGAGGTCGAGCTCGACAAGCCGGGCGACCCGCGCGTGGGCGTCACCGGCGCCTCGTACGGCGGGGCGGTGTCGCTGCTGGCCGCGGGACACGACGACCGGGTGGATGCGATCGCCCCGGCGATCACGTACTGGAACCTGGCGGACGCCCTGTTCCCGAACGGCGTCTTCAAGAAGCTGTGGGCCGGCATCTTCATGAACTCCGGCGGGGGCTGCGCCAAGTTCACCGCGGAGCTGTGCGGGATGTACAACCGGGTCGCGGAGTCCGGAAAGCCCGACGCACAGGCGCGCGCCCTGCTTCAGGCGCGCTCCCCGTCCGCCGTCGGGAAGGACATCAAGGTGCCCACGCTGCTCGTGCAGGGCCAGTCCGACTCGCTGTTCCCGCTCGGCCAGGCGGACGCGGCGGCCAGGGCGATCCGGGCCAATGGCGCGCCCGTGGACGTCGACTGGATCGCGGGCGGGCACGACGGCGGGGACATGGAGGCGAGCCGTGTCGAGGCGCGCGTCACGGCGTGGTTCGACCGCTATCTCAAGGACGAGAAGGGCGTCGACACCGGGCCCGCCTTCCGGATCACCCGCACCGGGGGCATCGACTCCACGGACGGGGCGGCCCAGTTGCGGGGTGCGAGCGGGGACACGTACCCCGGTCTGGAGAGCGGGGCGCGGACGGTCGCGCTGAGCGGTCGCGAGCAGACCTTCGCCAACCCGGCGGGCGCGAGCCCCCCCGCGGTCTCCGCGCTCCCCGGCCTCGGCGGCTCGGGCGGCCTGTCCCAGCTCTCTTCGCTCGGCATCGGGGTCTCGCTCGACTTCCCCGGGCAGTACGCGCACTTCGACTCGCGGCCCGTGCGGGACGACCTGCGGATCACCGGCTCGCCGACGGTGACCGTCCATGTGAGGTCGACGAGCGACGACGCCGTGCTCTTCGGGAAGGTGTACGACGTCGGACCGGGCGGCACCCAGCAGGTGCTGCCCTCGCAACTGGTCGCCCCGGTCCGGGTGACGGGCGCGAAGAGCGGCAAGGACGTCACGCTGCCCCTGCCCGCCGTCGACCACGAGGCGCAGAAGGGGCACCGGCTGCGGCTGGTCCTCGCCTCGACGGACCTCGGCTATGCCTCCCCGGCGGCGCCGGCCACGTACACGGTCTCCCTGAAGGGCGACCTGAAGGTGCCGACGGCACCGGGTGTGACGACCGCGGCCGCCCAGCTCCCCTCCTGGGTCTGGTGGCTGCCGCCGGCCGGAGCGGTGCTCGCGCTGACCCTGCTGCTGCCGGGCCGCCGCCGTACGGCGACAGCGGCGCCCGACCCCGCGCCGGCCGACGTGCCGCTGCAGATCACGGGGTTGAGCAAGCGGTACGCGAAGTCGGCGGACCGGTACGCGGTGCGGGACCTGTCCTTCCGTGTGGAGAGGGGGCAGGTGCTGGGCCTGCTGGGGCCGAACGGCGCGGGCAAGACGACGACACTGCGCATGCTGATGGGCCTGATCAAGCCGGACGGCGGCGAGATCCGCGTCTTCGGCCATGCGATCCGCCCGGGCGCCCCCGTGCTGTCGCGGGTCGGTGCCTTCGTGGAGGGCGCGGGCTTCCTGCCGCACCTGTCGGGCCGGGAGAACCTGGAGCTGTACTGGCGGGCGACGGGCCGTCCGCCCGAGGACGCGCACCTGGACGAGGCGCTGGAGATCGCGGGACTGGGCGACGCGCTGGCCCGCGCGGTGCGCACCTACTCCCAGGGCATGCGCCAGCGCCTGGCCATCGCCCAGGCGATGCTCGGCCTGCCGGACCTGCTGATCCTCGACGAACCGACCAACGGCCTGGACCCGCCGCAGATCCGTGAGATGCGCGAGGTCATGATCCGGTACGCGGCGGCGGGGCGCACGGTCATCGTCTCCAGCCATCTCCTGGCGGAGGTCGAGCAGTCCTGCACGCATCTGGTGGTCATGGACCACGGACGACTGGTGCAGGCGGGCCCGGTGCACGAGATCATCGGCTCGGGCGACACCCTGCTCGTCGGCCTCGCGGCCGACATCGCCGACCCGCTGGTGGAGAAGGTGGCCGCGCTGCCTGGCGTGTCGTCGGCGATACGGGCGGAGGGCGGACTGCTCGTTCGCCTGACGCCGGACACGACGGCCGGGGCTCGGGGCATCGAGGGTGCCGCGGGCACGCCGGCGGCCGTGGGAGTCTCCGCGGGCCCCGCGGAGACTGCCGGAACAGGCGGCGGCGTGGCCGCCGGTGCCGACGTGACCGCGGGTGCCGGCGTGACCGCGGGTGCGAGGACCCGTGCCGCCAGGCCCTACGGAGCGGGCGCCGGCCTGTCCGCGGACGCCGACGCGACCACGGCTGCCACCGCTGAGGCAGTCGCTACCGCCGGGGGCTCCCCTGGACCGGTCGCGACCGCCGTGCCGATCGCGTCCGGTGGCGTCCGGGCCGAACCGATCGTGTCCACCGGGGGTTCTGCTGAGCCGGTCGTCCCTGCCGGAGCGTCTGCCGGGCCGCTCGTCTCCGCCGAGCCGATCGTGTCCGTCGAGGCCTCCGGGGAGCCGGTTCCCCCTGGCTCCGCGGCTGCCGCCCGCCTTCTTGTCGAACTGGTGCGACTCGAGGTCCCGGTGGCCTCGCTCGGCCCCCACCGGCGTCTGGAAGACGCCTTCCTCACGCTGATCGGAGGTTCCGCATGA
- a CDS encoding ABC transporter permease — translation MSALVERAETADGYRARRTLPLRVELVRQLKRRRTLVMGAILAALPFVLVVAFAIGGDPGSRNGQITLMDTATASGANFAAVNLFVSAGFLLVIPVALFCGDTVASEASWSSLRYLLAAPVPRARLLWSKLAVGLGLSLAAMVLLPVVALAVGTAAYGWGPLEIPTGGALSPGTAAQRLVVVVAYVFVSQLVTAGLAFWLSTRTDAPLGAVGGAVGLTIVGNVLDAVTALGHWRDFLPAHWQFAWADAVQPRPEWAGMIQGTAISITYALVLFALAFRGFARKDVVS, via the coding sequence ATGAGTGCGCTCGTCGAGCGGGCGGAGACGGCCGACGGGTACCGGGCGCGGCGGACGCTGCCGCTGCGCGTCGAGCTCGTGAGGCAGTTGAAGCGGCGCCGTACGCTCGTCATGGGCGCGATCCTCGCCGCGCTGCCCTTCGTGCTGGTCGTCGCCTTCGCCATCGGCGGCGATCCGGGCTCCCGCAACGGCCAGATCACGCTGATGGACACGGCCACCGCGTCGGGCGCGAACTTCGCCGCGGTGAACCTCTTCGTGTCCGCCGGGTTCCTGCTGGTCATCCCGGTCGCCCTGTTCTGCGGGGACACGGTCGCCTCCGAGGCGAGCTGGTCGTCGCTGCGCTATCTGCTCGCGGCGCCCGTCCCACGCGCCCGGCTGCTGTGGTCCAAGCTCGCGGTCGGGCTCGGCCTGAGCCTCGCGGCCATGGTGCTGCTGCCGGTCGTCGCGCTCGCGGTGGGTACGGCGGCATACGGCTGGGGGCCGCTGGAGATACCGACCGGCGGCGCCCTCTCCCCGGGCACGGCGGCCCAGCGGCTCGTCGTCGTGGTGGCGTACGTCTTCGTGTCCCAACTGGTCACCGCCGGGCTCGCGTTCTGGCTGTCGACCCGGACGGACGCACCGCTGGGCGCGGTGGGCGGCGCGGTCGGCCTCACGATCGTGGGGAACGTGCTGGACGCGGTCACCGCTCTCGGCCACTGGCGCGACTTCCTGCCCGCGCACTGGCAGTTCGCCTGGGCCGACGCCGTCCAGCCGCGCCCGGAGTGGGCCGGCATGATCCAGGGCACGGCGATTTCCATAACGTACGCGCTGGTCCTGTTCGCCCTGGCCTTCCGGGGTTTCGCACGCAAGGACGTCGTCTCCTAG
- a CDS encoding vWA domain-containing protein yields MEEYRTRRPPLGTLLALTIAGGLLLTGCGAGGTSDGSNKSNGSASFPAPAYSAGQSDTQESRSNLSTFALDVDTASYGYARRTLAEGRLPEPSTVRPEEFVNSFRQDYERPRGNGFTVTVDGARTSSYGWSLVRVGLATRAARPEAERRPAALTFVVDVSGSMGEPGRLDLVRDSLGVMTDRLRDDDSVAIVTFSDEAETVLPMTRLGGHRARVHDAIDELEPTNSTNLGAGVRTGYATAVKGLRPDATNRVVLLSDGLANTGDTDADTILERISNARREHGITLFGVGVGSEYGDALMERLADRGDGHTTYVSTAEDARTVFSEQLPQNVELTARDAKAQVAFDPRNVREFRLIGYDDRRVPDEDFRDDSVDGGEVGPGHTVTALYAVRTRPGAAGHLATASVRWLDPDTRAPHEESGQLETDSLDGDLWHASYGFQVAATAAYFADDLRRGDTRLPGRPGLAELADRADALASRRHDAEVRGLAEAIQQASDLRGTD; encoded by the coding sequence ATGGAGGAGTACCGGACACGACGGCCGCCGCTCGGCACGCTGCTCGCGCTCACGATCGCGGGCGGCCTGCTGCTCACCGGCTGCGGGGCGGGCGGCACATCGGACGGGTCGAACAAGTCGAACGGCTCGGCCTCGTTCCCCGCACCCGCGTACAGCGCGGGGCAGAGCGACACCCAGGAGAGCAGGAGCAACCTCTCCACGTTCGCCCTGGACGTGGACACCGCCTCGTACGGCTACGCACGCCGCACCCTCGCCGAGGGCCGGCTGCCCGAGCCGTCGACCGTGCGCCCGGAAGAGTTCGTCAACAGCTTCCGCCAGGACTACGAACGCCCGCGCGGCAACGGCTTCACCGTGACCGTCGACGGCGCCCGCACCAGCTCGTACGGCTGGTCCCTCGTCCGGGTGGGCCTCGCCACCCGCGCCGCGCGGCCGGAGGCCGAACGCCGGCCCGCCGCACTGACGTTCGTCGTCGACGTCTCCGGTTCGATGGGCGAGCCCGGCCGCCTCGACCTCGTCAGGGACTCCCTCGGCGTGATGACGGACCGGCTGCGCGACGACGACTCGGTCGCGATCGTCACCTTCAGCGACGAGGCCGAGACCGTCCTGCCGATGACCCGCCTCGGCGGCCATCGTGCCCGCGTCCACGACGCGATCGACGAGCTGGAGCCCACGAACTCGACCAACCTCGGCGCGGGTGTCCGCACCGGCTACGCCACCGCCGTCAAGGGCCTGCGCCCGGACGCCACCAACCGGGTCGTGCTGCTCTCCGACGGGCTCGCCAACACCGGTGACACCGACGCCGACACCATCCTGGAGCGCATCTCGAACGCCCGCCGTGAGCACGGCATCACCCTGTTCGGGGTCGGCGTGGGCAGTGAGTACGGCGACGCGCTGATGGAACGACTGGCCGACCGGGGCGACGGCCACACAACCTATGTCTCGACCGCCGAGGACGCCCGCACGGTGTTCAGCGAGCAACTCCCGCAGAACGTCGAGCTGACCGCCCGGGACGCGAAGGCGCAGGTCGCCTTCGACCCGCGGAACGTACGGGAGTTCCGCCTCATCGGCTACGACGACCGGCGCGTCCCCGACGAGGACTTCCGCGACGACAGCGTGGACGGCGGCGAGGTCGGCCCCGGCCACACGGTCACCGCCCTCTACGCGGTCCGCACCCGGCCCGGGGCCGCCGGCCACCTCGCCACCGCGAGCGTCCGCTGGCTGGACCCCGACACCCGTGCCCCGCACGAGGAGTCGGGCCAGTTGGAGACCGACTCCCTCGACGGGGACCTGTGGCACGCCTCGTACGGTTTCCAAGTCGCCGCGACCGCCGCGTACTTCGCGGACGACCTGCGCCGGGGCGACACCCGTCTGCCTGGCCGGCCGGGCCTCGCCGAACTCGCCGACCGGGCCGACGCGCTGGCCTCGCGCAGGCACGACGCGGAGGTACGCGGCCTCGCCGAGGCGATCCAACAGGCGTCCGACCTGCGGGGCACCGACTAG